One segment of Coffea arabica cultivar ET-39 chromosome 7c, Coffea Arabica ET-39 HiFi, whole genome shotgun sequence DNA contains the following:
- the LOC140010647 gene encoding uncharacterized protein: MGPYSVHEGPGVELSRCGKTLDSFPNGGVDPVGRSGGLAVMWKKDVQVKKWLICIYASTDDATREQQWQIIRERKVLWGNRWLIAGDMNDIVSNGEKWEGIPRTERSFKQFRDFISTNELIDIGFEGKPWTWSNNWDNEREVRERLDRILGSRAWRRKYEKAKCCHIHNEASDHCMLLLHTEPKGRKWKRKFNFDRRWLQYQKVNGVVKRAWVKEQVGSRLFQIKNRIRECRMALLSWNRSLKHNARGDIDMIKKEIQELQESNIKDRKIRICELKRRLADAYKKEEVFWGQKARINWLREGDKNTGYFHAVVAGRRKRNTITTLQKAGGIGVRMRRKWWGRSLVILTASLPLPILRNLHQSFSVSHRSSLHI; the protein is encoded by the exons ATGGGGCCCTACAGTGTCCATGAGGGTCCTGGTGTGGAATTGTCGAGGTGTGGGAAGACCCTTGACAGTTTCCCAAATGGAGGAG TGGATCCAGTAGGAAGGTCTGGAGGCCTGGCTGTAATGTGGAAAAAAGATGTTCAGGTCAAAAAG TGGTTGATTTGCATATATGCCAGTACAGATGATGCTACTAGGGAGCAGCAGTGGCAAATTATTAGGGAGAGGAAGGTGTTATGGGGTAATAGATGGTTGATTGCTGGGGATATGAATGACATTGTGAGTAATGGTGAAAAGTGGGAAGGGATACCGAGGACTGAAAGGAGCTTCAAGCAGTTCAGAGACTTTATCAGTACAAATGAGCTGATAGATATTGGATTCGAAGGGAAACCTTGGACTTGGAGTAACAATTGGGACAATGAGAGAGAAGTAAGAGAGAGGTTGGATAGAATACTTGGTAGTAGGGCGTGGAGGAGGAAGTATGAGAAAGCAAAATGCTGCCATATACACAACGAGGCCTCTGATCACTGTATGCTCTTGCTACATACTGAACCAAAGGGAAGGAAGTGGAAAAGAAAGTTCAATTTTGATAGGAGGTGGCTGCAGTATCAGAAGGTGAATGGGGTGGTTAAGAGGGCTTGGGTTAAGGAGCAGGTGGGATCGAGGCTATTTCAAATTAAAAATAGAATAAGGGAGTGTAGGATGGCTTTGTTGAGCTGGAACAGGAGTTTGAAGCACAATGCTAGGGGGGATATAGATATGATTAAGAAGGAGATTCAAGAGCTGCAGGAAAGTAATATCAAGGACAGGAAAATAAGAATCTGTGAGCTAAAAAGAAGGCTAGCTGATGCATATAAGAAAGAGGAAGTATTCTGGGGGCAAAAAGCCAGAATAAACTGGCTGCGAGAAGGGGATAAGAACACTGGTTACTTTCATGCAGTTGTTGCAGGGAGAAGGAAAAGGAATACAATTACAACTTTGCAGAAGGCTGGGGGGATTGGTGTGAGAATGAGGAGGAAGTGGTGGGGGAGATCACTGGTTATTTTGACAGCCTCTTTACCTCTTCCAATCCTGAGGAATTTGCACCAGTCATTCAGTGTATCCCACAGATCATCACTACACATATGA